In the genome of Flaviflexus ciconiae, one region contains:
- the istA gene encoding IS21 family transposase, with translation MVRKIKSKLILELRSQGQSGRAIAAARGMSRNSIAQVFEAADREGLSYDEIAEIPEAEVYARLFPGRGEHTSVYVQPDWARVHRELARVGVTLKLLHSEYVDLVKDEGGLAMSYDRFCRRYQHHVHLTGVASRVGHKAGQSVEVDWAGPTMTLTNPVTGTEQKVYLFVACLPFSRYAFVEPCADMTQASWLNAHVAMFDYFGGSVPRIVCDNLKTGVITRPREGEIVLNDSYRQLAGHYSAAVLPARVGKPKDKASVENTVWHVATRINAKLRERTFTSLAELRQAIHDELESYNAEPFQKRAGSRTSVFRTEEEPLLRPLPAVPYEIATWVYSRKVAKNSHVVWQKNSYSVPYVNIGKTVDLRITTSMVEIYDGHDRLTSHVRVPARTSGVYRTHDGDLPEGKGYQPWDEHRVRDWATRIGPNALTVVDQIFAAVPVTEQGLDPALAVLRLSRRFTTGRVEAACKIALEANIRSPRYSHVRPILDTGQDKTGNAVPSSSEGGGYVRGASYYAGGQSK, from the coding sequence ATGGTACGAAAGATTAAGTCGAAGCTGATTTTAGAGCTTCGTTCCCAGGGACAATCAGGCCGCGCGATCGCAGCCGCCCGCGGGATGTCACGTAATAGCATCGCCCAAGTATTCGAAGCCGCCGACCGCGAAGGCCTGTCCTACGACGAAATAGCCGAGATACCTGAAGCGGAGGTTTATGCGCGGCTGTTTCCCGGCCGCGGAGAACACACCAGCGTTTACGTCCAACCCGATTGGGCCCGCGTCCACCGCGAACTTGCCAGGGTCGGGGTGACATTGAAACTGTTGCACAGCGAATACGTTGACCTCGTGAAAGACGAGGGTGGTCTGGCGATGAGTTATGACAGGTTCTGCCGACGATATCAACATCATGTGCACCTCACCGGGGTCGCCTCTCGGGTAGGGCATAAAGCCGGACAATCAGTGGAAGTGGACTGGGCTGGCCCCACGATGACCTTGACCAATCCGGTCACTGGTACGGAGCAGAAGGTCTATCTGTTCGTCGCTTGCCTGCCGTTCTCGCGGTATGCGTTTGTCGAGCCCTGCGCGGATATGACACAGGCCTCGTGGTTGAACGCTCATGTAGCGATGTTCGACTACTTCGGGGGCAGCGTCCCGCGGATCGTCTGTGACAACCTGAAAACCGGTGTCATCACCCGACCCCGGGAGGGCGAGATCGTCTTGAATGATTCCTACCGTCAGCTCGCCGGCCACTACTCGGCAGCCGTGCTCCCCGCCCGGGTGGGAAAACCGAAAGACAAAGCAAGCGTGGAGAACACGGTCTGGCACGTGGCCACGAGAATCAACGCCAAGCTGCGAGAACGCACTTTCACTTCTCTTGCCGAGCTGCGCCAAGCAATCCACGATGAGCTCGAGTCCTATAATGCTGAACCGTTTCAGAAGCGTGCAGGCTCTCGCACGAGTGTCTTCCGCACCGAGGAGGAGCCGCTGCTGCGCCCGCTACCAGCGGTACCGTATGAGATTGCTACCTGGGTCTATAGCCGTAAAGTCGCAAAGAACTCTCATGTGGTGTGGCAGAAGAACTCCTACTCCGTGCCCTACGTGAACATCGGTAAAACGGTTGACCTGCGGATCACGACCTCAATGGTAGAGATCTACGACGGCCACGATCGGCTCACCAGTCACGTCCGCGTCCCTGCCCGGACCAGCGGGGTCTATCGCACGCATGACGGTGACCTGCCTGAGGGGAAGGGCTATCAGCCCTGGGACGAGCACCGCGTCCGTGACTGGGCCACCAGGATCGGCCCGAACGCCCTCACGGTCGTTGATCAGATCTTTGCCGCTGTCCCAGTCACCGAGCAGGGCCTGGACCCCGCTCTCGCAGTCCTACGCCTATCTCGACGGTTTACCACCGGTCGGGTCGAGGCCGCCTGCAAGATTGCCTTGGAGGCCAATATTCGCTCCCCACGCTATAGCCACGTGCGCCCGATCCTCGATACCGGACAAGACAAAACCGGAAATGCTGTTCCATCTTCTTCTGAAGGTGGCGGCTATGTTCGCGGGGCTTCCTACTACGCCGGAGGCCAATCGAAATGA
- a CDS encoding ATP-binding protein — protein sequence MTMLDTETKNKMRDMGAASLLDALSALDDALTLGLSFEEKLKLAVDDAHAVFTHAKIQGLGRRSGVRYPDADLRRVDMLTERGLDQGMLAQLGTCRFIELHHNIVFQGFTGSGKSYLGSALANQACQHRIRAHYVRMPDLEELISVAADRPHGKTQLLKKLSNFTLLVIDEWLLDPPDEALQSFLLELLERRYDAASTVFCTQYPKKDWHTRLGGSVHADAIMDRIVHNTTWIETGTFNMREHQARIML from the coding sequence ATGACGATGCTCGATACTGAAACGAAGAACAAAATGCGCGACATGGGAGCAGCCTCCCTCCTCGATGCGCTGAGCGCCCTTGATGATGCCTTGACACTGGGACTGTCGTTTGAGGAGAAGCTCAAGCTTGCTGTTGATGACGCGCACGCCGTGTTCACTCACGCGAAGATCCAAGGCCTGGGGCGCCGCTCAGGAGTGCGCTACCCCGACGCGGACCTGCGTAGGGTCGATATGCTCACCGAACGCGGACTTGATCAGGGGATGCTGGCTCAGCTGGGAACCTGCCGGTTCATCGAGTTGCACCACAACATCGTCTTCCAGGGCTTCACGGGTTCGGGCAAGTCCTATCTCGGCTCCGCCCTTGCGAACCAAGCATGCCAACACCGGATCCGAGCTCACTATGTACGGATGCCCGACCTGGAAGAGCTCATCAGCGTCGCGGCCGATAGGCCCCACGGGAAGACACAGCTGCTCAAGAAGCTGAGTAACTTCACTCTGCTTGTGATCGATGAATGGCTCTTGGATCCGCCTGACGAAGCGCTTCAGAGCTTCCTCCTGGAGCTGCTCGAGCGTCGCTATGACGCTGCCTCAACAGTGTTCTGCACCCAGTATCCGAAAAAGGACTGGCACACCCGCCTCGGCGGCAGCGTCCATGCTGATGCGATCATGGATCGCATCGTTCACAACACGACGTGGATCGAGACCGGCACCTTCAACATGAGAGAACACCAAGCACGAATAATGCTCTAA
- a CDS encoding ABC transporter ATP-binding protein translates to MTIEESGKLPTGIKVSGLTQGYGNREVLKDFSLDVPDRSIVALAGPNGAGKTTLMRTIATLLKPKAGSIVVLGHDIAAKQGRNELRRNLGYLPQDFTADNKLTVKEYVEYSLWMRGFSKIKIEAASEVAIDRVGLSQTKHVKLRELSGGMRQRAGIAAATAGDPDLLILDEPTSGLDPEQRSQFREVLRSLDSRLVLISTHLIEDVASLADYLVVISDGNLAYAGSADILREGDRSIEALERIYVNLMRAGQ, encoded by the coding sequence ATGACGATCGAAGAATCTGGAAAACTGCCGACAGGCATAAAGGTCTCGGGCCTCACGCAAGGCTATGGCAACCGTGAAGTTCTGAAGGACTTCTCCCTTGATGTGCCTGACCGTTCGATTGTGGCTTTAGCCGGCCCAAATGGAGCGGGTAAGACGACGCTCATGCGAACCATTGCCACGCTGTTGAAACCAAAGGCTGGAAGCATTGTTGTTCTTGGCCATGACATCGCGGCCAAACAGGGGCGAAATGAGCTTCGACGAAACCTTGGCTACCTGCCGCAGGATTTCACTGCAGATAACAAATTGACAGTGAAAGAGTATGTGGAATATTCCCTGTGGATGCGAGGATTCTCGAAGATCAAGATTGAGGCGGCCTCTGAAGTGGCGATCGACCGCGTTGGCCTCTCGCAGACTAAGCACGTCAAGCTCAGAGAGCTCTCGGGAGGAATGCGTCAAAGAGCGGGAATAGCTGCGGCAACAGCGGGTGACCCGGATCTGCTGATCCTTGATGAACCGACTTCGGGCTTGGATCCTGAGCAGCGTTCGCAGTTTCGGGAAGTGCTGAGATCGTTGGATTCGAGATTAGTCCTTATCTCCACGCATCTCATCGAGGACGTTGCATCCTTGGCGGACTATCTTGTTGTCATCAGTGACGGCAATCTGGCGTACGCGGGCTCAGCGGACATCCTTCGAGAAGGTGACCGTTCGATCGAAGCGCTGGAGCGCATCTACGTGAATCTGATGAGAGCTGGCCAATGA
- a CDS encoding heat shock protein transcriptional repressor HspR: MSPSLSRNDPVFSVSIAAQMAGMHAQTVRQYDRLGLVVASRTRGGGRRYSLNDIAALQEIQTLSQEEGINLAGISRILELEQEVKKLKRENSRLKSMANRLKDVLLEKQAAERRVFAAGQDGSIVALSRGERAPADEAVRRSSALVIWRPR, translated from the coding sequence GTGAGCCCCTCGCTGTCCAGGAACGACCCCGTCTTCTCCGTCTCGATTGCGGCGCAGATGGCGGGGATGCACGCACAAACCGTCCGCCAATACGACCGCCTCGGACTCGTCGTTGCCTCACGCACGAGGGGTGGCGGACGCCGCTACTCGCTCAACGACATCGCGGCTCTCCAAGAGATCCAGACGCTGTCCCAGGAAGAGGGAATTAACTTGGCAGGTATCTCCCGGATCCTGGAGCTCGAGCAGGAAGTCAAGAAGCTCAAGCGGGAAAACTCTCGCCTGAAGTCGATGGCTAACCGACTCAAGGATGTCCTGCTGGAAAAGCAGGCTGCCGAAAGGCGCGTCTTCGCTGCCGGTCAGGACGGCTCCATTGTTGCCCTGTCGCGCGGTGAACGCGCGCCCGCCGACGAAGCCGTACGCCGCAGCTCCGCGCTTGTGATTTGGCGGCCGAGGTAA
- a CDS encoding nucleotide exchange factor GrpE gives MSENQSPEERKHSEDAGTTPEEQVESVEVPEEGAATAAAETEETVADGVETEETAAEGDEEAEEIDPLLEAQAKIVELEDQLARSRADTYNVSQEYNGYVRRSKAEAAAQKQAGIASVLENLLSVLDDIELARQHDGLEGPAGKIALKVENTLETNYQLVRFGAVGDPFDPEIHEALMHSQSEDVESEQIGTLIQPGYKHGDKVLRPARVGVVSPQ, from the coding sequence GTGAGTGAAAACCAGTCACCCGAAGAGAGGAAGCACTCGGAGGATGCTGGCACCACTCCCGAGGAGCAGGTCGAATCCGTAGAGGTACCTGAAGAGGGTGCCGCTACCGCGGCCGCCGAGACTGAGGAAACAGTAGCCGACGGTGTAGAAACTGAGGAGACTGCCGCTGAAGGCGACGAGGAAGCGGAAGAAATCGATCCGCTACTGGAAGCCCAGGCGAAGATTGTGGAGCTGGAAGACCAGCTTGCACGGTCCCGTGCCGACACGTACAACGTGTCGCAGGAGTACAACGGCTACGTCCGACGGTCCAAGGCGGAGGCGGCAGCCCAGAAGCAGGCGGGAATCGCCTCGGTTCTGGAGAACCTCCTGTCGGTCCTTGATGACATTGAGCTGGCCCGCCAGCACGATGGCCTCGAAGGCCCCGCCGGGAAGATCGCCCTCAAGGTCGAGAACACTCTCGAAACGAACTACCAGCTCGTCCGCTTCGGGGCAGTGGGGGATCCCTTCGATCCCGAAATCCACGAAGCCCTCATGCACTCTCAGTCCGAGGACGTCGAATCTGAGCAGATCGGAACTCTGATCCAGCCCGGATACAAGCACGGAGACAAGGTGCTCCGGCCCGCACGGGTCGGCGTTGTCTCGCCGCAGTAA
- a CDS encoding SRPBCC domain-containing protein — MTFKEQVQAVTRTVQHSKGSHLVELTQTFPFEPAAMWDALTSPEAMVQWFDVLSGDLEEGGDYELTGSQHSGTIKTCRPSSHSRSPGSTARTCRTFP, encoded by the coding sequence ATGACGTTCAAGGAACAGGTCCAGGCGGTCACTCGCACAGTTCAGCACTCGAAGGGCTCCCACCTGGTTGAGCTCACTCAGACCTTTCCATTCGAACCCGCAGCCATGTGGGATGCCCTGACCAGCCCGGAGGCAATGGTCCAGTGGTTCGACGTTCTAAGCGGAGACTTGGAAGAGGGCGGCGACTACGAACTCACCGGCTCACAGCACTCGGGAACAATCAAAACCTGCCGCCCCAGCAGTCACTCGAGGTCACCTGGGAGTACGGCGAGGACGTGTCGAACGTTTCCCTGA
- a CDS encoding SRPBCC family protein yields MSNVSLSLTPTGSGTVLTLVHEVKDDEHWETFGPAATGIGWDGAFYSLLLYLRGDSNSNPEKMAELSMTPEGLQFVTDTAHAWRNAHIASGAKQTVAEGMAERTAKFYRGEGE; encoded by the coding sequence GTGTCGAACGTTTCCCTGAGCCTCACCCCCACCGGATCCGGCACTGTTCTCACCCTCGTCCACGAAGTGAAGGATGACGAACACTGGGAAACCTTTGGACCGGCCGCCACCGGGATCGGGTGGGATGGCGCCTTCTACTCCCTGCTTCTTTACCTGCGGGGCGATTCGAACTCGAACCCGGAGAAGATGGCCGAACTATCAATGACACCCGAAGGCCTCCAATTCGTTACCGACACAGCTCACGCATGGCGCAATGCGCACATTGCATCCGGTGCGAAGCAGACCGTTGCAGAAGGAATGGCGGAGCGCACAGCGAAGTTCTATCGAGGCGAGGGCGAATAG
- a CDS encoding zinc-binding dehydrogenase — MVISYDREPLPASGDFDAIFDIGGMVPISTLRRALSPTGTLVLIGGEGGSSFAAGLGRQVGGMVSSVFSKQKVKMLVSSTRTNDLETLADYVTSGRLKPVIGWAVSLEEVPQALGALERGEVFGKVLVDIA; from the coding sequence TTGGTCATCAGCTATGACAGGGAGCCGCTCCCGGCAAGTGGTGACTTTGATGCGATCTTCGATATTGGCGGCATGGTTCCGATCTCCACTCTCCGCCGGGCACTTTCTCCAACCGGCACTCTCGTCCTTATTGGCGGCGAGGGTGGTAGCTCGTTCGCGGCGGGCCTCGGGAGGCAGGTTGGGGGAATGGTCTCGAGTGTTTTTTCAAAGCAGAAAGTCAAAATGCTTGTGTCCTCCACGAGGACAAATGATCTCGAAACATTGGCCGACTATGTGACGAGCGGCAGACTTAAGCCCGTGATTGGGTGGGCCGTGTCCTTAGAAGAGGTGCCGCAGGCTCTCGGCGCACTGGAGCGCGGCGAGGTGTTCGGAAAGGTCCTTGTCGACATCGCGTGA
- a CDS encoding alcohol dehydrogenase catalytic domain-containing protein, translated as MQAAVRYNYGSVDKVQVAEIDKPEPGKGQVGIEVNNAGLDRGIVHMLTGVPQVMRLGTGLRKPSNPLLGIDFLGQVNAVGEGVTGFEAGQLVYGNGVGTLAEYAIATPIQIAVVYPETLDYSLGILPASGCTALQALRDQAKVEPGQRVLINGASGGVGTFAVQLAKHHGM; from the coding sequence ATGCAAGCAGCGGTTCGATACAACTATGGAAGCGTCGATAAAGTTCAGGTTGCCGAGATTGACAAGCCGGAGCCGGGAAAGGGTCAGGTCGGGATCGAGGTCAATAATGCCGGCCTTGATCGCGGCATTGTCCACATGCTCACCGGGGTCCCGCAGGTCATGCGGCTCGGAACCGGGTTGCGTAAGCCCAGTAATCCGCTACTGGGTATAGATTTCCTCGGGCAGGTTAATGCCGTGGGTGAGGGTGTAACAGGTTTTGAAGCGGGCCAGCTCGTATACGGCAACGGTGTCGGCACTCTCGCCGAGTATGCGATAGCTACACCGATACAGATCGCGGTGGTTTACCCTGAGACTCTTGACTACTCACTTGGGATTCTTCCTGCTTCCGGATGTACGGCGCTCCAAGCGTTACGTGATCAGGCGAAAGTGGAACCCGGGCAGCGTGTGTTGATCAATGGTGCTTCCGGTGGGGTCGGTACGTTCGCTGTTCAACTTGCGAAACATCATGGGATGTGA
- a CDS encoding TetR/AcrR family transcriptional regulator yields the protein MNRKKQSPKLDRSAIIDGAVALASTGGLESLSMRKLAGHLGVQAMSLYWYFDSRDAILDAVTDRIYSLFYQPVPGMPWRQQLEKRSRSIMNILSEHPWSIPLLNNRRPPGAATLSHLDGLLGCLMMDGFSSTQAAHAAALVDAHVYGFAIQASSLSFSSQTETDRDDPTSNRGTPGTDGKDSAADVAQEMASLFADGAFPYLAQFVDEHVMTPNYNFMDEFEWSLQAVLDAAGALLIPHGK from the coding sequence ATGAATCGGAAAAAGCAGAGCCCTAAACTTGATCGGTCCGCGATTATTGATGGCGCGGTTGCCCTGGCTAGCACGGGCGGCCTCGAGTCCCTTTCTATGCGCAAGCTCGCTGGACACTTAGGCGTTCAAGCCATGTCGCTCTACTGGTATTTCGACTCCCGGGACGCCATCCTTGATGCCGTCACGGACAGAATCTATTCATTGTTCTATCAGCCCGTTCCGGGCATGCCATGGCGACAGCAGCTTGAGAAACGTTCCCGTTCGATTATGAACATCTTGTCTGAGCACCCCTGGTCGATTCCCCTTCTCAACAACCGCAGGCCGCCGGGCGCCGCCACCCTCTCTCACCTGGATGGCTTACTTGGGTGCCTCATGATGGACGGGTTCAGTTCGACGCAGGCAGCACACGCCGCCGCTCTCGTCGACGCCCACGTCTACGGCTTCGCCATCCAGGCTTCTTCACTCTCCTTCTCATCCCAGACCGAGACCGACAGAGACGACCCGACGAGTAACAGGGGCACCCCAGGCACTGACGGGAAGGACTCAGCCGCTGACGTTGCGCAAGAGATGGCTTCCCTGTTTGCTGACGGCGCTTTCCCCTATCTTGCCCAGTTTGTTGACGAGCATGTCATGACCCCGAACTATAACTTTATGGACGAATTTGAGTGGAGCCTACAGGCGGTTCTCGATGCCGCCGGTGCCCTCTTGATTCCGCACGGAAAATAA
- a CDS encoding LysR family transcriptional regulator, whose product MTMYVCVKWEGDASMLSDDYSWYLTLARVQHLTEAAEILDIPQPTLSRKLSGLERRIGTTLFDRGGRSLRLNERGRALEKAIQGAVRSLDRGEEEIRRLLDPETGRIRFGFMPSLGPWLAPRLIRAFTSEHPRAEMVLSQDTAEVLVGLLLDGELDVALCAPDVLPELLGDLNILTVHRQAMALVVPEGHRLAGRELVDFKEVAREPFVAAPAGYTTRNILERLAKKSGVVPRIVMESEALATHAGLASTGIGITVLPDDDPSLHVPGAVFVPLKTELKRDIALVWPSSVEQVPVVRSFLEDTSNRYGDSKQAER is encoded by the coding sequence ATGACCATGTACGTGTGTGTCAAGTGGGAGGGGGATGCCTCGATGCTCTCCGACGATTATTCCTGGTATCTCACACTCGCGCGGGTGCAGCACCTGACCGAGGCTGCCGAGATACTCGACATCCCGCAACCCACACTGTCCCGGAAACTGTCGGGGCTTGAAAGGCGTATTGGTACCACTCTGTTTGACCGGGGTGGCCGGTCGCTTCGACTCAACGAACGCGGTCGCGCCCTGGAGAAGGCAATTCAGGGGGCCGTCCGTAGTCTCGATCGTGGCGAGGAGGAGATCCGCCGGCTGCTGGATCCCGAGACCGGGCGGATCAGGTTCGGGTTCATGCCGTCGCTTGGCCCATGGCTGGCACCCCGCCTTATTCGGGCTTTTACCTCTGAGCATCCGCGTGCGGAGATGGTTCTGTCGCAGGACACTGCGGAGGTACTAGTGGGGCTGCTCCTCGATGGGGAGCTGGATGTTGCCCTCTGTGCGCCCGATGTTCTCCCCGAGCTACTCGGTGATCTCAACATCCTCACCGTACATCGGCAGGCCATGGCGCTCGTGGTCCCGGAAGGGCACCGGTTGGCCGGGCGGGAACTCGTCGATTTTAAGGAAGTAGCACGGGAACCGTTCGTGGCTGCGCCCGCAGGTTACACGACCCGCAATATCTTGGAGAGGCTGGCGAAGAAGTCCGGTGTAGTTCCTCGGATCGTGATGGAATCCGAAGCGTTGGCAACTCATGCTGGGCTTGCCTCCACCGGTATCGGTATTACCGTCCTCCCAGACGATGATCCATCGTTACACGTGCCGGGCGCCGTGTTCGTTCCGCTCAAGACGGAGCTTAAGCGCGACATTGCCCTCGTGTGGCCATCGAGTGTCGAACAGGTTCCAGTCGTCCGATCTTTCCTGGAAGACACGTCGAATCGGTATGGGGATAGCAAACAGGCGGAGCGTTAA
- a CDS encoding MFS transporter, which yields MTLLAKGTSTEAKLKGGDMVDQCGLRRGDPDYRRAVIALFAIGLASFNAIYCTQALMPALSDYFGATPAMSAWTVSAATGMLALAILPASILSERFGRGRVMVISSLLAVTVGALLPFVPTIEWLIAGRALQGLAVAGVPATAMAYLADEINGIDLPRAMGQYIAGTTLGGLLSRLIPAGVLEFESWRWGLGINMIFAGSCAILTVLLMPKQKRFTPKKLTIKSEIKAVWRHLTNPTMLGLFAIAFLLMGAFVSLYDYLGYRLADDFGFSPGLAGSVFILYLVGTFTSGWAGGAAVKAGRAKILMLGITSCLIALPLITINSPVTTIMGTAIFTGGFFIAHSIASGWVGALARKDRAEATGMYLTAYYLGSSIVGVVSGLVFHNWGWIAMIIFLAASVIAAALTGIYVARNAGRQYSKQ from the coding sequence ATGACGTTATTGGCGAAAGGCACTTCCACAGAAGCGAAGCTCAAGGGAGGGGACATGGTCGACCAGTGCGGACTTCGGCGCGGAGACCCCGACTACCGTCGTGCCGTTATTGCTCTTTTTGCCATAGGGCTGGCTTCTTTCAACGCCATCTACTGCACGCAGGCTCTTATGCCGGCGCTGTCGGATTACTTTGGGGCCACCCCAGCCATGTCAGCATGGACGGTCAGCGCAGCAACAGGAATGCTGGCGCTTGCGATCCTTCCAGCTTCGATCCTGTCGGAACGCTTTGGTCGGGGCCGCGTCATGGTCATTTCCTCACTCCTGGCTGTCACCGTGGGAGCGCTCCTTCCGTTCGTTCCCACCATCGAGTGGCTCATTGCGGGCCGCGCACTCCAAGGATTGGCTGTCGCTGGCGTACCCGCCACGGCGATGGCTTATCTTGCGGACGAGATCAACGGAATTGATCTACCGAGAGCCATGGGCCAGTACATTGCCGGTACAACATTGGGCGGTCTGCTATCCCGCCTAATTCCTGCCGGAGTGTTGGAGTTTGAGAGCTGGCGGTGGGGTCTTGGGATCAACATGATCTTCGCGGGCAGTTGCGCAATCCTTACGGTTCTTCTCATGCCGAAGCAAAAGCGGTTCACCCCGAAGAAGCTGACGATCAAGTCCGAGATCAAGGCAGTATGGCGACACCTCACCAACCCAACAATGCTTGGACTCTTCGCCATCGCTTTCCTACTCATGGGAGCCTTTGTTTCCCTGTACGACTACCTGGGATATCGACTCGCTGACGACTTCGGCTTCTCCCCCGGGCTTGCCGGATCAGTCTTTATTCTTTACCTGGTTGGCACGTTCACGTCCGGATGGGCGGGAGGAGCCGCCGTCAAGGCAGGCAGGGCAAAGATCCTCATGCTCGGCATTACTTCCTGCCTAATAGCACTCCCCCTCATTACCATCAACAGCCCGGTCACAACGATCATGGGAACCGCGATCTTCACGGGCGGCTTCTTTATCGCCCACTCCATCGCCTCCGGCTGGGTGGGGGCACTCGCACGCAAGGACAGGGCCGAGGCCACCGGCATGTACCTGACCGCCTACTACCTGGGCTCCTCAATCGTTGGCGTCGTCTCCGGACTCGTCTTCCACAACTGGGGCTGGATCGCGATGATTATCTTTCTTGCCGCCAGCGTTATCGCCGCAGCGCTCACCGGGATCTACGTGGCGCGGAATGCTGGGCGACAGTACTCCAAGCAGTAG
- a CDS encoding MarR family winged helix-turn-helix transcriptional regulator: protein MNHDELYKKFRYTTHLMKPRRPRPGGPGQGHPRGPVEDPTRGQGRILAALKLQDNIPTKDLAYILGMRVASLNEHLVKMEAGGLIIREQSPEDKRVMLIKLTEDGRTVQQLHPEKPNAFETLTDEQVEQLDTILDQMIEHLESVSSDGECLSPSDTDFTSWSERARSRMGDDKFEAWMERISDYAPDGPGHHFGPHSRRHGGRRHGGRRHENHERGGHGHCERGGHYRMTGRPGLGNRGEHTLDDNPQA, encoded by the coding sequence ATGAATCACGACGAACTGTATAAGAAGTTCCGCTACACCACCCATCTCATGAAGCCTCGCCGTCCGCGTCCGGGCGGCCCCGGTCAGGGACACCCCCGCGGCCCGGTAGAGGATCCGACTCGCGGCCAGGGCCGCATCCTCGCAGCTCTTAAACTGCAGGACAACATCCCCACAAAGGATCTCGCCTATATCCTGGGCATGAGGGTCGCGTCCCTTAACGAGCACCTGGTGAAGATGGAGGCGGGTGGCCTTATTATTCGCGAGCAATCCCCCGAGGACAAGCGCGTCATGCTGATCAAGCTCACCGAGGATGGTCGCACAGTTCAGCAGCTCCACCCGGAAAAGCCCAACGCCTTCGAAACACTGACTGACGAGCAGGTCGAGCAGCTCGACACGATCCTCGATCAGATGATCGAACATCTCGAATCCGTGAGTAGCGACGGCGAGTGCCTGTCCCCTTCCGACACCGACTTCACTTCCTGGAGCGAGCGCGCCCGCTCCCGCATGGGAGATGACAAGTTCGAGGCCTGGATGGAGAGGATCTCCGACTACGCCCCTGACGGTCCCGGTCACCACTTCGGCCCTCACAGCCGCAGACATGGTGGTCGCAGACACGGTGGTCGCAGGCATGAGAACCACGAACGTGGCGGACATGGTCACTGCGAGCGCGGCGGACACTACCGAATGACTGGACGCCCCGGCCTTGGCAATCGCGGTGAACACACGCTGGATGACAATCCACAGGCATGA
- a CDS encoding dienelactone hydrolase family protein: protein MIAQELAQPRQGTAGALLLHSCVPVSEFSESWPTGIQVQIHGMDRDEFFLEDLPAAKELSQRDEAELFLYPGDQHLFTDSSLGAYDPEASALLISRVKELLAHIPTN from the coding sequence ATGATCGCTCAGGAACTTGCCCAGCCCCGACAAGGCACCGCGGGCGCTCTCCTGCTTCATTCCTGCGTCCCGGTCTCCGAGTTTTCTGAAAGCTGGCCAACGGGCATCCAAGTTCAGATTCACGGAATGGACCGGGATGAGTTCTTCCTCGAAGACCTGCCTGCCGCAAAAGAGCTTTCCCAGCGGGACGAAGCGGAACTGTTCCTTTACCCGGGCGATCAGCATCTCTTCACCGATTCATCGCTTGGCGCATACGACCCCGAAGCATCCGCGCTTCTCATATCGCGAGTCAAAGAGTTACTCGCCCACATCCCCACCAACTAG